GTACGCGCCCACCCCGGTCACCGACCAGCCCACTGCTAGACCGATCACCGCGATCCACGCATACGTCTTCATGCTCAAGCGGCCAGGCAAAAAACCGTTCTTGTACAGAGCCATGCCCAGCAGCATCAGCCCCACCCAGTCCCCAAATCCAAAGTACGCGCCCTTCAACTCCCCCATCAACACGTCCCCTGCCACATGCCCCTGCGCCTTCCAATACCCCTTCTGCATCGCGGCGATGTCTTCGTACTTCTTCTTGTCGGGTGCACGCCATCTGTCCTGCGTCTTCTGCCACTTCTTCAGATCGCCGATCTCATCCTCGGTCAGAGTCTGGTGCTGCGCCAGCTTCGCGTTGGCCTTTGCCGCCGCCTGCTTCGCACTGTAGGAGGCGCCATACGTCGCGCCCATTATCAGGATTGAGTTGAGAAACAGTATGATACCCGCCGTCCACATCAGCCGCTTCACCCGAACATTGCGAAAGGGAAACAGAAACAGCAGCGCTGCCACGCCGTAGTAGAACAGGATGTCGCCGTCCCAGATCAGGTAGCCGTGAATCATCCCGATTAACACCAGCCACATATTACGGCGCGTAAAGATATCTGCCGCCTTGATTCCCGCCCCTCGCGCAAGTGCCCGTTCCGTCAGCAGGATTACGCCAGCCCCGAACAGCATAGAAAACAGCGCCCGCATCTTGCCCTCGGCAAAGATCCAGCGCAAAAAC
The nucleotide sequence above comes from Tunturibacter empetritectus. Encoded proteins:
- a CDS encoding DUF418 domain-containing protein; translated protein: MASVAGVNPDEGVIAPGTPEELAGPAQVELNATRPVGRTERIGSMDVLRGFSLMGILVMNICDFAYGYHNYLYPLSTVKPVFSGPHWKINTTMWFLRWIFAEGKMRALFSMLFGAGVILLTERALARGAGIKAADIFTRRNMWLVLIGMIHGYLIWDGDILFYYGVAALLFLFPFRNVRVKRLMWTAGIILFLNSILIMGATYGASYSAKQAAAKANAKLAQHQTLTEDEIGDLKKWQKTQDRWRAPDKKKYEDIAAMQKGYWKAQGHVAGDVLMGELKGAYFGFGDWVGLMLLGMALYKNGFLPGRLSMKTYAWIAVIGLAVGWSVTGVGAYKAWAGHFDMFKTTLWMQAPYDIGRIAGALGNAALLLILVKAGVFRWLLARIAAVGQMALSNYLLTSLAMKTIFVWGAWHWYGYVEYYKIYYAVAGMWIFNMAFSSIWLRYFEFGPMEWVWRSLTYWKRQPMRIPAVAPVVADVTA